Proteins encoded within one genomic window of Naumovozyma dairenensis CBS 421 chromosome 6, complete genome:
- the TOP2 gene encoding DNA topoisomerase 2 (similar to Saccharomyces cerevisiae TOP2 (YNL088W); ancestral locus Anc_2.201), producing the protein MTTKEKTASERYQKISQLEHILKRPDTYIGSVEIQEQEQWIYDDETDCMMEKHVKIVPGLFKIFDEIVVNAADNKVRDPTMKRIDVNIRPEENLIEVKNDGKGIPIEIHQKEKIHIPELIFGHLLTSSNYDDKEKKVTGGRNGYGAKLCNIFSTEFILETADPILGKKYVQKWENNMNTCHPPKITPYSKGQSYTKVSFKPDLSRFNMEELDKDILGVMRRRVYDIGGSVSNVNVYLDGKSLKIRNFKNYVELYLNSSEKSRQLDNGEDASIQSNTPPILYERVNESWEVAFAVSDISFQQISFVNSIATTTGGTHVNYITDQIVRKVSDILKKKKKKNIKPFQIKNNMFIFINCLIQNPAFTSQTKEQMTTRVKDFGSKCLISDDFVNKIMKTDFATKISEIVDENETNALKKSDGTRKSRITDYPKLEDANKAGTKDGYKCTLILTEGDSALSLAVAGLAVVGRDFYGCYPLRGKMLNVREASADQILKNAEIQAIKKIMGLQHKKKYEDTKSLRYGHLMIMTDQDHDGSHIKGLIINFLESSFPGLLDIPGFLVEFITPIIKVTVTKPSRQVIAFYNMPDYEQWRAEEAQNYTWKQKYYKGLGTSSGQEVREYFKDLDKHLKTFHALQGHDKDLIDLAFSKKKADDRKEWLRLYEPGTVLDPKISEIPISDFINKELILFSLADNIRSIPSVLDGFKPGQRKVLFGCFKRNLRSEIKVAQLAPYVAECSAYHHGEQSLAMTIIGLAQNFVGSNNINLLKPNGAFGTRATGGKDAAAARYIFTELSKITRKIFHPSDDPLFKYVQDDETTVEPEWYLPVLPMILVNGAEGIGTGWSTNIPPFNPLDIVKNLRHLMNGEELENMMPWFKGWGGSVEKVEHQRYRMYGRIEQIGPNTLEITELPAKTWTSTIKEYLLLGISGNERTKPWIKDMEEQHGNDIKFIIKLTPEEMEKTRKIGFYERFRLISPISLMNMVAFDPRGKIKKYESVFDILTEFFYVRLEYYQKRKDFMSERLQWEVEKLSFQVKFIKMIIERELIVTNKPRKNIIKELEEFGFPRINKDGKPYYGSIAQKVEELIEEDEEAEEIDNDEDVLTDDAIINGPEEAYGTFEYLLGMRIWSLTKERYEQLLKQKKEREIELEDLLKLSASDLWNIDLDDFMKSYEEFLVLDEEYRNGSEASGSKTKGKRKRKNADSDDYTPAKKTKTAKKAISKTKLEDLNFKRTLLEPKAVVKSKRITKVKSETPLLTTSPSLQMIKKEGRTRTSMSPASPDVLGQEEPKDSMSAFSDKFKKLTKAFDNVDENASLTELATETGTKEPTPIKEKPVVKKQAAKKAPAPKVPKTPKTFELSDESDLEIVDQAGNSDSDEEEEVVMPRRQRVTRAVTPKKSYVEPIELSDDSFVEEDEPADSDESFDGDFN; encoded by the coding sequence ATGACCactaaagaaaaaacagCTTCAGAGAGATACCAGAAGATATCTCAGTTAGAACATATTCTTAAAAGACCTGATACATATATTGGTTCTGTTGAAAtccaagaacaagaacaatgGATTTATGACGATGAAACAGATTGTATGATGGAGAAACACGTCAAGATCGTTCCTGGTCTTTTTAAGATTTTCGATGAAATCGTAGTCAACGCTGCAGATAATAAAGTTCGTGACCCTACTATGAAGAGAATAGACGTTAACATTAGACCAGAAGAGAATTTAATCGAGGTCAAGAATGATGGGAAGGGGATTCCTATCGAAATACATCAAAAGGAGAAAATTCATATCCCAGAATTAATTTTTGGCCATCTGTTAACTTCTTCTaattatgatgataaagaaaagaaagtcACTGGTGGTAGAAATGGGTATGGTGCTAAACtttgtaatattttctctACAGAATTCATATTGGAGACTGCAGATCCAATACTTGGGAAGAAATATGTCCAAAAATGggaaaataatatgaatACATGTCATCCTCCTAAGATAACTCCTTATTCGAAAGGTCAATCGTATACAAAGGTATCCTTCAAACCTGATCTTTCCAGGTTTAATATGGAGGAACTGGATAAAGATATTCTTGGGGTTATGCGCCGTCGTGTTTACGATATTGGAGGTTCTGTTAGTAACGTTAATGTTTATTTAGATGgtaaatcattgaaaattagAAACTTTAAAAACTATgttgaattatatttaaattcatcagAGAAAAGCCGACAATTAGATAATGGTGAGGATGCAAGTATTCAATCAAATACTCCACCAATTCTCTATGAAAGAGTTAATGAATCCTGGGAAGTAGCGTTCGCAGTATCTGATATTTCTTTCCAACAAATCTCGTTCGTAAACTCAATTGCTACAACTACTGGTGGGACACACGTTAATTATATTACAGATCAAATCGTTAGGAAAGTGTcagatattttgaagaagaagaaaaagaagaatatcaaACCAttccaaataaaaaataacatgtttatattcattaattgtttaatCCAAAACCCAGCTTTCACATCACAAACTAAGGAACAAATGACTACAAGAGTTAAAGATTTTGGTTCCAAATGTTTAATTTCCGATGATTTTGtgaataaaataatgaaaactGATTTTGCCACAAAGATCTCAGAAATTGTTGACGAGAATGAAACTAATGCCTTGAAAAAATCTGATGGTACCAGGAAAAGTAGAATTACTGATTATCCTAAGCTAGAAGATGCTAATAAGGCAGGTACCAAAGATGGTTATAAATGTACATTGATCTTGACTGAAGGGGATTCTGCCTTGTCATTAGCTGTTGCAGGTCTTGCCGTTGTTGGTAGAGATTTTTATGGCTGCTATCCTCTTCGTGGTAAAATGCTTAATGTCAGAGAAGCAAGTGCAGACCAAATCCTAAAAAATGCAGAAATCCAAGCtattaagaaaattatGGGGTTACAAcataaaaagaaatacgAAGATACTAAATCATTACGATACGGTCATCTTATGATCATGACAGATCAAGATCATGATGGTTCTCATATTAAAGGTTTGATAATTAATTTCCTGGAGAGTTCCTTCCCAGGTTTGTTGGATATCCCAGGGTTTTTGGTGGAATTTATTACACCCATTATCAAAGTTACTGTAACTAAGCCATCCAGACAAGTTATTGCCTTCTATAATATGCCAGATTATGAACAATGGAGAGCAGAAGAAGCACAGAACTATACTTGGAAGCAAAAGTATTACAAGGGTTTGGGTACCTCATCTGGTCAAGAAGTGCgagaatatttcaaagatcTTGACAAACATCTGAAAACTTTCCACGCATTACAAGGTCATGATAAAGATTTGATTGATTTGGCTTTTTCGAAAAAGAAAGCAGATGATAGAAAAGAATGGTTAAGACTATACGAACCTGGTACTGTCTTAGATCCAAAAATATCTGAAATTCCAATTAGTGACTTCatcaataaagaattaattttgttttctttagCAGATAACATTAGATCTATTCCAAGCGTCCTTGATGGTTTCAAACCAGGGCAAAGAAAAGTTTTATTTGGTTGTTTCAAACGTAATTTAAGATCAGAAATTAAAGTTGCCCAATTAGCACCATATGTTGCAGAATGTAGTGCATACCATCATGGTGAACAATCATTAGCTATGACCATTATTGGTTTAGCTCAAAACTTTGTTGgatctaataatattaatttattgaagCCTAATGGTGCTTTCGGTACAAGAGCTACTGGTGGTAAAGATGCTGCAGCTGcaagatatattttcaCAGAATTAAgtaaaattacaagaaaaattttccatcCCTCTGATGATCctttattcaaatatgtACAAGACGATGAAACCACCGTTGAACCAGAATGGTATCTACCAGTTCTACCAATGATTTTGGTAAATGGTGCTGAAGGTATTGGTACTGGTTGGAGTACTAATATTCCTCCATTCAATCCACTTGATATCGTGAAGAACTTAAGACATTTAATGAATGGTGAAGAGCTTGAAAATATGATGCCATGGTTTAAAGGTTGGGGTGGTTCAGTTGAAAAGGTTGAACATCAGCGTTACAGAATGTATGGTAGGATTGAACAAATTGGTCCAAACACATTGGAAATTACAGAGCTGCCTGCAAAAACTTGGACGTCAACTATTAAGGAATACTTGTTACTAGGTATTAGTGGGAATGAAAGGACAAAACCTTGGATTAAAGACATGGAGGAACAGCATGGGAATGACATCAAGTTCATTATCAAACTGACACCagaagaaatggaaaagaCTAGGAAAATTGGTTTCTACGAAAGATTCAGATTGATTTCCCCTATAAGTTTAATGAATATGGTAGCTTTCGATCCAAGAGGTAAGATAAAGAAGTATGAAAGTGTGTTTGACATTCTAACGGAATTTTTCTACGTTAGGTTGGAATACtatcaaaaaagaaaagatttcATGAGTGAGAGATTACAATGggaagttgaaaaattatcatttcaagttaaatttattaagatGATCATTGAGAGAGAACTCATTGTGACTAACAAACCACgtaagaatattattaaagaattagaagagTTTGGCTTTCCAagaattaataaagatgGGAAGCCATATTATGGTTCAATTGCCCAGAAAGTTGAGGAATTGATTGAAGAGGATGAGGAAGCTGAAGAAATAgacaatgatgaagatgtgCTTACAGATGATGCAATTATTAATGGACCTGAAGAAGCTTACGGTAcatttgaatatcttttaGGTATGCGTATCTGGTCTTTAACTAAAGAAAGGTATGAacaattattgaaacaaaaaaaagaaagggAGATAGAATTAGAGGATTTGTTAAAATTATCTGCCTCCGATCTATGGAATATTGACTTGGACGACTTCATGAAATCCTACGAAGAATTCCTTGTTCTGGATGAAGAATATAGAAATGGTTCTGAAGCCAGTGGTTCTAAGACTAAAGGAAAAcgtaaaagaaaaaatgcGGATTCTGATGACTATACACCTGCTAAGAAAACGAAAACGGCTAAAAAGGCGATAAGTAAGACTAAACTagaagatttgaattttaaaAGAACTCTACTGGAACCTAAGGCAGTCGTAAAATCTAAACGAATAACAAAGGTTAAATCAGAAACACCTTTATTAACCACATCGCCATCCTTACAAATGATTAAGAAAGAAGGTCGTACTCGTACTTCGATGTCGCCAGCTTCTCCTGATGTTCTCGGACAAGAAGAACCCAAGGACTCCATGAGCGCATTTTCTGACAAGTTTAAGAAACTGACCAAGGCATTCGATAACGTTGATGAGAATGCGTCACTAACAGAGCTAGCAACCGAAACTGGGACTAAGGAACCTACACCAATAAAGGAAAAACCAGTGGTAAAGAAACAGGCTGCTAAGAAAGCGCCTGCACCCAAAGTACCAAAGACACCTAAAACTTTTGAACTGAGCGACGAAAGCGATTTAGAAATAGTTGATCAAGCTGGAAACTCCGATAGtgatgaagaggaagaagtGGTAATGCCCAGAAGACAAAGAGTAACCCGCGCTGTTACTCCGAAAAAGTCATACGTAGAACCAATCGAATTATCTGATGATAGTTTTGTTGAAGAGGATGAGCCAGCTGATTCCGATGAATCTTTTGATGGGGATTTCAATTGA
- the RHO2 gene encoding Rho family GTPase RHO2 (similar to Saccharomyces cerevisiae RHO2 (YNL090W); ancestral locus Anc_2.200), with protein MPEKAIRRKLVIVGDGCCGKTSLLYVFTLGEFPQEYHPTVFENYVTDCRVDGIKVSLTLWDTAGQEEYERLRPFSYSNADIILVGFAVDDIESLENARTKWAEEVLRYCPDAPIILVGLKGDLREQGNGTSNKKMVRPEDAQHVARLVGAKKYLECSALTGAGVDDVFELATRTSLLVNKDPGQNCCTIL; from the coding sequence ATGCCGGAGAAAGCAATTCGAAGAAAACTAGTTATTGTAGGAGATGGATGTTGTGGTAAGACATCGTTACTATATGTTTTCACATTAGGAGAATTCCCGCAGGAGTATCATCCCACGGTGTTTGAAAATTATGTTACAGATTGTAGAGTGGATGGGATCAAAGTATCGCTAACGTTATGGGATACAGCAGGtcaagaagaatatgaacGGTTACGGCCATTTTCTTATTCTAACGCagatattattttggttGGGTTTGCTGTGGATGATATAGAATCATTGGAGAACGCAAGGACGAAATGGGCTGAGGAAGTCTTACGATATTGTCCCGATGCACCAATAATACTGGTTGGATTGAAAGGAGATTTAAGAGAACAAGGAAATGGGACAAGTAATAAGAAAATGGTAAGGCCCGAAGATGCACAACATGTTGCCAGGCTGGTCGGagcaaaaaaatatctgGAATGTAGTGCACTGACGGGAGCGGGTGTGGATGATGTATTTGAATTGGCAACTAGGACAAGTCTTCTTGTAAATAAGGATCCAGGTCAAAACTGCTGCACAATTCTGTAG
- the NST1 gene encoding Nst1p (similar to Saccharomyces cerevisiae NST1 (YNL091W); ancestral locus Anc_2.199): MPPSSRNKKKKSKSKNQQKKAHDHHHTTSTQNTDTLCSTLPSNIETEIYDQNEEYPTSRVIKRAPNGDVVVQSLHQNDNNIDTDPHHYQHQHQHQHQLQLHNTNNNNKKSKKKSKNNNNNNNSNEDTSSKNKNNKSSMAFTLDSHWESLSPNEKKSILRIEKNEVFNVIKRYQNDHSCSCTVCGRRHLAMDQEMERIYNILYDIDKIKDPEINPIKFHLGIIKELQISKKQQQQQQLQSQQPSPHENEIHNQSIEHHEQPTHNEDSLQDEVRHFKNFKKHQLQLLQEQQQHQQQQLDESDNHEEQLRTKYLEFTKAFVTSHPKIAQDYVEKLLQYPTMKAITDDLIKNTDISTTNGKNFVTALQNFVMENTTTTSSSSDPTTSSSDSSSSSSNSMIQDPREFTTMLHNGTPLTSKEYFDLQRNIAERMTSSYDSKRHKFNEVSPLEKELFTRFMFGNDRKEFGELVMNSFRNKFDKEFGGTSISASLAAAAAAATASITQSHSHSHSQTMQQQQDEEYMYYDDDDDDGESNDEESDLISEYEEDQSEYYEEQEEEDEEEEYERDEESYALHECNDRNHQHQHQHFSDEEELERALEQHMLSHDDHTHDHAYDHVQDEEHVEAEIHGHHMHRHHMHHQHQHQHRHGLIEHDEPIDHGHEDEIEDEIEDEVEDEDEDEDEGEDEHEHEHENEEEDEDEDEDEEEEEYDSGIDEEDRLEEGRKLIQIAITKLLQGRIMASYHEKQAENNRLKLLKELEDEKLKQKEKEEKKQKKREKEKEKKRQLQLAKEEERRKKILELEGQKRENERKEQERRELQRKKVEEAKRKKDEEKKRKLQEQRRREEQQEQQRRLKEEQRQKKEVEKKEKEEQKRLKEELQEKARKDEIERQRRLKQVEEANKKEKERQQKLKEKASQQQAKSKSSKSNALPPTAFTGPIVLSQTSPQNVSSSSSTKDVNTTIQASNFRIANNTSISTGYQSVSDDILQIVNAATASNSKSVSPSHLNDLVNPLHNNKLSTETLKKQDSDFETLKPQLPTNGMFAPNISSQQGQMSFDNIYSMHPMPSQMQQQQQQQPFQMHQMSGPLGLIPQSYALPNWNSVMNHPQQQQQQQQSILNAMQTSGNDMSAQTYLQPQSHSQSQQHNPTTFPPVGENHRKSFADELQSLTNILSSAGIDDPNFVPTASASTSSGFKQTSLWNTTATPNTASTQLEINHPLTPASTSSNLTDVNTLPSMQNMNSSLSHRSSIWGSATPAMNNSLNTHSSGIATTNILLDSVSSSHGLGIMPPSIRNDIHVDTPSQLAGIPQNSESPSFLTSNIWNSSFPNSGISKSTTAPGAGVTTSSLLDPQAYSTVRSNNGSNLFENIYNNYLMIAGRDLTTQYVSIDILYQNLLGEGLDYPSLIKALWDMRITYNADLLPNNTGLATHVKMLGPQQRMARQSSSLLNSIGFNLGTNSATGGNIDPFNQGPLMMDLNANNTISSSNTTSTSSQSANGIPSNV, translated from the coding sequence ATGCCGCCTTCATCAAGgaataagaagaagaagagtaAATCCAAAAATCAACAGAAAAAGGCTCATGATCACCATCATACTACGTCGACGCAGAATACAGATACTTTATGCTCCACTTTGCCCTCCAATATTGAAACAGAAATTTATGACcaaaatgaagaatatcCAACTTCACGAGTCATTAAAAGAGCTCCCAATGGTGATGTCGTAGTACAATCCTTACATCAgaacgataataatattgatactGATCCTCATCATTATCAGCATCAGCATCAGCATCAGCATCAGCTTCAGCTtcataataccaataacaacaacaagaaaagtaagaaaaaatcgaaaaataataataacaataataatagcaatGAGGACACCAGTAGcaagaacaagaataataaatcatccaTGGCATTCACGTTAGACTCTCATTGGGAGTCATTATCTccaaatgaaaagaaatcaatcttaagaatagaaaaaaatgaagtaTTTAACGTAATCAAAAGATATCAAAATGATCATTCATGTTCTTGTACTGTATGTGGTAGACGTCATTTGGCTATGGATCaagaaatggaaagaaTCTATAACATATTGTACGATATAGATAAGATTAAAGATCCGGAAATTAACCCAATTAAATTCCATTTGGGGATCATAAAGGAACTACAAATATctaaaaaacaacaacagcagcaacaaTTACAGTCGCAGCAGCCGTCACCacatgaaaatgaaatacaTAATCAATCAATAGAACATCATGAACAACCGACACATAACGAAGATTCATTACAAGATGAAGTACGtcatttcaaaaattttaaaaaacatcaattacaattattgcaagaacagcaacaacatcagcaacaacaactagATGAAAGCGACAATCATGAGGAACAATTaagaacaaaatatttagaatTTACAAAGGCATTCGTCACATCACACCCGAAAATAGCCCAAGATTACGTAGAAAAATTACTCCAGTATCCAACAATGAAAGCAATAACAGATGATCTGATTAAAAACACTGACATATCCACCACAAATGGGAAAAATTTCGTGACAGCTTTACAAAATTTCGTAATGGAAAATACCACCACcacatcttcttcatctgacCCAACCACATCATCCTCggattcttcttcttcttcttcaaactCAATGATTCAAGACCCAAGAGAATTCACAACCATGCTACATAACGGCACCCCATTAACatcaaaagaatattttgacCTTCAAAGAAACATAGCAGAAAGAATGACCTCTTCATACGATTCCAAAAGAcataaattcaatgaagTTTCCCCCttagaaaaggaattattCACCCGTTTCATGTTCGGTAATGATAGGAAGGAATTCGGAGAATTAGtaatgaattcatttaGAAATAAATTCGATAAGGAATTCGGTGGGACTTCCATTAGTGCTTCTCTTGCGGCAGCTGCTGCAGCTGCAACCGCGTCCATTACTCAGTCTCATTCTCATTCTCATTCTCAAACGATGCAGCAGCAGCAggatgaagaatatatgtattatgatgatgatgatgatgatggtgaatCCAACGATGAGGAAAGTGATTTGATATCAgaatatgaagaagatcAAAGTGAATACTACGAAGAACAGGAAGAGGAAGACGAAGAGGAAGAATATGAAAGGGATGAAGAATCATATGCGTTGCATGAATGTAATGATCGTaatcatcaacatcaacatcaacattttagtgatgaagaagaattagaacGTGCACTGGAACAACATATGCTATCTCATGATGATCATACACATGATCATGCATATGATCATGTCCAAGATGAGGAACATGTTGAAGCTGAAATACATGGTCATCATATGCATCGTCATCATATgcatcatcaacatcaacatcaGCATCGCCATGGGCTTATTGAACATGATGAACCTATCGATCATGGTCATGAAGATGAAATCGAAGACGAGATTGAAGATGAGgtagaagatgaagatgaagatgaagatgaaggCGAAGATGAGCATGAACATGAacatgaaaatgaagaagaggacgaagatgaagacgaagatgaagaagaggaggaGTATGATAGTGGTATCGATGAGGAAGATCGTCTTGAGGAAGGTAGGaaattaattcaaattgCCATTACGAAATTGTTACAGGGTAGAATTATGGCATCATATCATGAAAAACAAGCTGAAAATAATcgtttgaaattattgaaagaattagaagatgaaaaattgaaacagaaggaaaaagaagagaaaaaacaaaaaaagagagaaaaggaaaaggaaaagaaaagacaattacaattagctaaagaagaagaaagacGTAAGAAAATTTTAGAACTTGAAGGAcaaaaaagagaaaatgaaaggaaagaacaagaaagaCGTGAACtgcaaagaaagaaagttgaagaagcgaaaagaaagaaagacgaggagaaaaagagaaaattaCAAGAGCAACGTCGTAGagaagaacaacaagaacaacaaaggAGATTAAAGGAGGAACAAAGACAGAAGAAGGAAgtagaaaagaaagaaaaggaagaacaGAAACGTTTGAAAGAGGAATTGCAAGAGAAAGCgagaaaagatgaaataGAACGACAAAGACGTTTAAAGCAAGTGGAAGAAGCAaataagaaggaaaaagaaaggcaacaaaaattgaaagaaaaagcaTCGCAACAACAAGCAAAATCTAAAAGTTCAAAAAGTAACGCACTTCCGCCAACGGCATTCACAGGGCCGATTGTTTTAAGTCAAACTTCTCCTCAAAATGTATCTTCATCCAGTTCTACAAAAGATGTAAACACTACTATTCAAGCTTCAAATTTTCGAATTGCTAACAACACTTCCATTTCCACTGGATATCAATCAGTTTCAGACGATATTCTGCAAATCGTCAATGCTGCAACAgcttcaaattcaaaatctgTGTCACCATCACATCTAAATGATTTAGTGAATCCTCTTCATAATAACAAATTATCAACGGAAACATTGAAAAAGCAGGATTCCGATTTCGAGACATTGAAACCACAATTACCAACAAATGGTATGTTCGCGCCCAATATCTCCTCGCAACAAGGGCAGATgtcatttgataatatatattccatGCATCCGATGCCATCACAAATgcagcagcaacagcaacagcaaccTTTCCAAATGCACCAAATGTCGGGCCCATTAGGATTGATACCTCAGTCGTATGCCTTGCCAAACTGGAATTCTGTAATGAATCATCcccaacaacaacagcaacagcagcaaTCGATATTGAATGCAATGCAAACATCAGGTAATGATATGTCAGCTCAAACTTATTTACAACCACAATCACATTCACAATCACAACAACACAACCCAACAACCTTCCCGCCAGTAGGAGAAAATCATAGAAAATCATTTGCTGATGAACTGCAATCATTGACAAACATATTGTCGTCTGCTGGTATAGATGATCCAAATTTTGTTCCAACCGCTTCAGCTTCTACATCTTCTGGCTTCAAACAAACTTCGTTATGGAATACAACTGCAACACCTAATACCGCTAGTACCCAGCTAGAAATAAACCATCCCTTAACTCCTGCATCAACATCGTCAAACCTAACCGATGTAAACACATTACCTTCCATGCAAAATATGAATTCTTCACTGTCTCACAGAAGTTCAATTTGGGGGTCTGCCACACCTGCTATGAACAATAGTTTGAATACACATTCATCAGGAATTGCTACAACGAATATACTACTCGATAGTGTTTCATCTTCACATGGATTGGGAATAATGCCACCCAGCATCAGAAATGATATTCATGTTGATACACCATCACAACTTGCTGGTATTCCACAGAATAGTGAATCCCCAAGCTTCTTAACTTCTAATATTTGGAATAGTTCATTCCCTAATAGTGGAATATCTAAAAGCACTACCGCTCCGGGAGCTGGTGTAACtacatcttcattattagatCCACAGGCGTATTCCACTGTAAGAAGTAATAATGGTTCAAACCTTTTTGAAAACATTTATAATAACTATTTGATGATTGCAGGAAGAGATTTAACTACCCAGTACGTTTCGATCGATATCCTATATCAAAATCTACTGGGCGAAGGATTAGACTATCCATCATTAATTAAGGCATTATGGGACATGCGTATTACATATAATGCAGATTTATTACCCAACAATACAGGCTTAGCTACACATGTTAAAATGTTGGGTCCCCAACAACGTATGGCAAGGCAATCTTCAAGTTTGTTGAATAGTATTGGTTTCAATTTGGGTACTAATAGTGCAACAGGTGGGAACATAGATCCTTTCAATCAAGGACCATTAATGATGGATTTGAATGCAAACAATACTATATCATCATCCAATACTACAAGTACATCATCGCAGTCAGCAAATGGAATACCATCTAATGTTTAA
- the TMA46 gene encoding translation machinery-associated protein TMA46 (similar to Saccharomyces cerevisiae TMA46 (YOR091W); ancestral locus Anc_2.194), translating into MPPKKKQQQKQEGKKKDNVDKTFGMKNKNRSTKVQKYIKQVQSTSMDPKKEEMRQKKLEEKRLKEAAEAEKRALFNPAMDQRIRAGVDPKTVLCVMFKMGNCNKGKNCKFSHDLNVGRRVEKKDLYQDVRNEKENDTMDNWDEEKLRNVIMSKHGNPKTTTDKVCKFFIDAVENGKYGWFWICPNNGDKCMYRHSLPEGFVLKTAEQKRLEREALENQPKITLEEFIETERERLLGKIDKSKLTPISMENFAVWKQNHIIERINEENKLKKKLSGREIVQKMMLDNSYYANDNDDNNDNDNDNTKTNETSEDKGSAWDLTEFTDALREADHKDDQAIKDYGDGSNPTFEIAKSSSPSPITA; encoded by the coding sequence ATGCCaccaaagaagaagcaaCAGCAAAAGCAAGAggggaagaagaaggataACGTGGACAAAACCTTCGGTATGAAGAATAAGAATAGATCCACGAAAGTAcagaaatatattaaacaaGTACAATCTACTTCTATGGATCCTAAAAAGGAGGAAATGAGAcagaaaaaattagaagagaAACGTCTTAAAGAAGCTGCTGAAGCTGAAAAAAGAGCTTTGTTTAATCCAGCTATGGATCAACGTATTAGAGCTGGTGTAGATCCTAAGACTGTCCTTTGTGTAATGTTTAAGATGGGGAATTGTAATAAGGGGAAGAATTGTAAATTCTCTCATGATTTGAATGTGGGTAGAAGAGTTGAGAAGAAGGATTTATATCAAGATGTtagaaatgaaaaggaaaatgataCTATGGATAATTgggatgaagaaaaattgagaAACGTTATCATGTCTAAACATGGGAATCCAAAGACTACTACAGATAAagtttgtaaatttttcattgatgCAGTTGAAAACGGGAAATACGGATGGTTTTGGATTTGTCCAAATAATGGGGACAAATGTATGTATAGGCATTCGTTACCAGAGGGTTTCGTTTTGAAAACAGCAGAACAGAAAAGATTGGAAAGAGAAGCTCTAGAGAATCAACCAAAGATTacattagaagaatttattgaaacaGAGAGAGAAAGATTATTAGgtaaaattgataaatctaAATTGACTCCAATTTCCATGGAAAATTTCGCTGTTTGGAAACAGAATCATATCATTGAAAGgattaatgaagaaaataaattaaagaagaaattatcaGGTCGTgaaattgttcaaaaaaTGATGTTAGATAATAGTTATTACgctaatgataatgacgataataatgataatgataatgataacacCAAGACGAATGAAACTAGTGAGGACAAAGGTTCTGCATGGGATTTGACTGAATTCACCGATGCATTAAGAGAAGCTGACCATAAAGATGATCAAGCTATTAAAGATTATGGTGATGGTTCAAATCcaacttttgaaattgcAAAATCGTCTTCTCCCTCTCCAATAACTGCTTGA